The genome window GTACTTTCCTGACGCTGCGTGACGCCGCAGAAGCGATGGTTAACGGCGGATGGGAGGGGCTGCTGGTACCGATCTCATCAATCAACAAAGTTGGACAGGTCGGCCAGATAAATTACTCATCGACCAAGACCGCCGTTGCCCTGATGCCCAAAATTATCATCGGCGAATTCCTCATGCGCGGCATACGCAACATCCGCTGCGTCGGTATCGCGCCAGGCTATACCGCGACCCGTATGCTCACCGGGATGAATCAGGATGCCCTGAAGGCTCTCATAGAGGACGTGCATATCGGCCGTCTGGTTGAACCGGACGAAATCGCGGCGTTGATCTGTCATTGCGTCGAGAATGTCGCGCTCAACGCCACGACCATCGAAATCACCGGTGGCCTGTGCTATCCGAATGGGATCGCGAAGTGATTTGGCTTTTCAATCTAAATAATACAAAATTATTACTCTAATTAACTGTTTGATTATAGTCAATTTTTCCTGAAGAGACTAGTAAAAAATTGAAGGAGAAGCACCCGACTAGCCATGCTCACCTCTAACTAATGCGCATCTTTTCCGATCCAGGCATGGAGGACGCGCTCTACGATGTACCGCGCATGCGTGCTTTTGCAGGGTAAGCGTCCAGTCGTCCCGTCTACATAAAAAATAAGTCTTCCGTCATGCTTTGCATTTTCCTTGAGGAGTCGAAGCATGAATAGCATGAATAACAAGCAAGCAGAGCAGATACGCCATATCGAGCAGTGGCGAGCCAGCGGCCTGAGTCAGGTCGAATATAGCCGTCGGAACGAGCTGAAGCCGGCTACTTTCAACTACTGGGTGCGGCATCTGGATGCCGAAGCATCCGCGGTTCGCCCTCTTTCACCTTCGCGCGCCGGTTTTTTGCCGGTATCGATTGATAAAGTAGCTGAACCGGCGGCGCATGCGCTGCTATTGCGGACAAGACAGGGGTACACCCTGGAACTCTCAACGTCGACTTCTCCTCGCTGGTTGGCGGAGCTGCTGCAATGTCTGGATTGATCGCTCATCCCGTCCAGATTTGGTTCAGTGTCGCGGCGGTGGATATGCGTCGCGGCATCGACGGTTTATCAAGCCATGTGCAGCAGGTGCTGGGACATGCGCCTTGCGCGGGGTCGGCCTTCGTGTTTCGCAATCGTGCGGGTAATCGCATCAAAGTATTGCTGTGGGACGGCACCGGAGTGTGGTTATGTCAGCGCCGTTTGCACGAGGGCCGCTTTATTGGGCCGAAGGCGGGAGAGCCCTGTGTTTCTCTCACAGTCGCGCAATGGGAATGGCTGATTGCCGGGGTCGATTGACGGCGCTTGTCGTCTGTCCCGTCGGCGGATTTACGGGCTTGAACAGCGCCTGCATTTTCCGTAAAAACCTGCTGAAACCCAGCATTCATGCGGGTTTCAGCGTGACTCCCTACCGAGCATCGGGTATAATAACACCATGAATTTACAAGCTAAACTCGATCAACTGAATCTGGAAGCAGCGGCCAAAACACAGCTGGCATCGGCGATCGATTCGTTGATCGAACAGGCGCGGCAGGAAACTGAACAGCAGTTCGACGCAACGCTGAAAGCCAAGGACGATGAAATTCGTATCAAGGACATCAAGATCGAGGCGCTGACCCTGGAGCTCAGCATCCTGCGCCGCACCCGCTTCAGCGTCAAAAGCGAAGCACTGCCCGCTGTGCAGCGCGATCTGTTCGAAGACACCTGGAACGAAGACCTCTCCGCCGTTGAAGCGCAAGTCGAACAGCTGGTCGAAGAACAACCCTGCACCACCGTCGCCAGACCCAGGCGTCCGCGCGCAGGCCGTCAACCGCTGCCAGAACATTTGCCGCGCATCGAACACCGTCACGAACCGGAATCCTGCCTGTGCGGACAGTGCGGTAAAGACTTGGTCAAAATCGGCGAAGACATCACCGAACAGCTGGATGTCGAACCGGCCAAATTCTTTGTCCACCGCCATATCCGCCCGCAATACGCGTGCAAGGCCTGCGAGACGGTCAAGGCTGCGCCGATTGCACCCGCCATTATTGATGGCGGCATGGCGGCGGTCGGCTTGCTCACCTGGGTGATGATCGGCAAATACCAGGATCATCTCCCGCTCTATCGTCTTGAACAGATCGCCGCGCGCGACGACGTGATCCTGTCGCGTTCGACGCTGGCAGACTGGGTTGGTCGTGTCGGTGTGGCGTTACAACCGCTGGTAGACCGGCTTGCCTGGCATCTGTTGCAGCGCAACGCCCTACACGCCGATGAGACGCCGGTGGCGCAACTCGATCCCGGCAACGGCAAAACCAAAAAGGCCTACCTGTGGGCCTACCGCAGCAATGATCTGGAACCGGGGCCTCGCATCATCGTCTTCGACTATCAGCCCGGACGTAGCGGCGCACATGCGCGCCACTTCCTCGGCAACTGGCACGGTCACCTCATGGTCGACGACTATGGCGGTTACAAATCCCTGTTTGCTGCCGACCGCGAGGGCGCGCAGCCCTGTATCGAACTGGGCTGCATGGCGCATGCGCGCCGGAAATTCTTCGATTTGCATAAAGCCAATAGCTGCCCGATGGCGCTGGAAGCCCTGCAGCGTATTGCCAGGCTGTACGCGATAGAAGGCGAAGGCAAAACGATGGACATCGAAGCACGCAAGCAACTGCGCCAGGAAAAAAGCAAGCCCGAACTAACAGCCCTGCATGACTGGCTGATCGAAACCCGCGCGCGTACTGCCAACGGCGGCGGCTCCGCCAAAGCGCTGGATTACGCAATCAAACGCTGGCCTGCCCTGATCCGCTATGCCGACAGCGGCCATCTGCCGATCGACAACAACCCGGTGGAAAACAGCATTCGTCCTATTGCCATCGGCAAAAAGAACTGGCTGTTCGCCGGTTCCGAGCGTGGCGGTCAACGCGCCGCCGCAATACAGACCTTATTGGGCACAGCCAAACTCAATGGACTTAACCCGGCGCGCTGGTTGAAAGACACGCTGGAAAAACTGCCGGTCTGGCCCAACAGCCGTATTGATGAGTTGCTGCCCTTTGCCGTTATGGATATTAAACCGCAGGCGTAAGCGCAGGAATAGATGGTGGCGTTACGCGCTTACTTTGCAGGGATGGACTTGTTTGATGAATCAACGCCGGAAGAAACAATGATTCTAAACTTCCGTCACCTGTTGGAAACACATCAACTGACGGTGGAGATCATGAACGCAATCACCGGAACCTTGGAACAGAAGGGCCTGTTGCTCTAAGACTGCACGATGGTGGATGCGACGATTATCCATACGCTGTCTTCCGCCAAAAACGAGAAGAAACAGCGCGATTCAGTGGTATTTCGGGATGAAAGTTCATGTCGGAGCAGATGTCCAAAGCGGTTTTGCGCACACGATATCGGGCGAAGCGGATGTGAGCCAATTAATTTAGCGAGACGAGCCATGTTGACATAAGGAGGAGAATTGCGCCCGGTTGCCCGCAACAGAGCAGCTTCAGAGGGTAAAAACCAGGAAATCAACGGATTGAGGGCGCATTCCTGCTAATTTTAAAAAACCAATTTTTGTTGGAAGGCACGACTTATTCACTTCCGGGCTGGTTCAGACTTTCTTTAATTCAATTACCCCCTCACCGGGACGCGCGTCAAATCAAGTAGATGAGGATAACGCGGATCTATGGATTCAGGCAGCGCCAGGCGTTGCAACGGCTCTCCGCCCCTGGACTGAAATACGGCCGACTCCGGCACAGGGATTGAGAGAATGCGTACTTCGCCATGTAACGGCACGCCGCCACTCCGCCATCCCGACACCATCGTTGTTTGCGGCGCGCCCTGTACTCTCCAATCAATATTCCGATAGCGGGGCGGATAATAGCTGCAACCACCTATGGTCCGCTGTGTCCACCTATCCAGGATATCGAAATGCAGCGCAGTTTCTACCGGCAAGGTCGGATGCAGGGTGGAAACCGGTTGCGCGGCCTTGTAACGCACGCCGGCCAGATAATGTCCGGAAACAGCCGTTTCCTGCAACGGCACCCAGGCATTGTTGCAAATCAACTGGTAGCGTGTCGTATTAAAGCTGCCGCTGCAGCTTACCTGCAAACGC of Candidatus Methylospira mobilis contains these proteins:
- a CDS encoding SDR family NAD(P)-dependent oxidoreductase, which encodes MEINGSVALVTGGSNGIGSAVAKFLAKRGAKVAVVGRLQENIDLVVKDIKDMGCEVVGILGNVTSEADTARFIQATLKAFGKLNIVVASAGIIRDGTMLSLDKDTGKVSRKMGLNKWQPVIDVNLTGTFLTLRDAAEAMVNGGWEGLLVPISSINKVGQVGQINYSSTKTAVALMPKIIIGEFLMRGIRNIRCVGIAPGYTATRMLTGMNQDALKALIEDVHIGRLVEPDEIAALICHCVENVALNATTIEITGGLCYPNGIAK
- the tnpA gene encoding IS66 family insertion sequence element accessory protein TnpA, producing MNSMNNKQAEQIRHIEQWRASGLSQVEYSRRNELKPATFNYWVRHLDAEASAVRPLSPSRAGFLPVSIDKVAEPAAHALLLRTRQGYTLELSTSTSPRWLAELLQCLD
- the tnpB gene encoding IS66 family insertion sequence element accessory protein TnpB (TnpB, as the term is used for proteins encoded by IS66 family insertion elements, is considered an accessory protein, since TnpC, encoded by a neighboring gene, is a DDE family transposase.) — its product is MSGLIAHPVQIWFSVAAVDMRRGIDGLSSHVQQVLGHAPCAGSAFVFRNRAGNRIKVLLWDGTGVWLCQRRLHEGRFIGPKAGEPCVSLTVAQWEWLIAGVD
- the tnpC gene encoding IS66 family transposase, coding for MEAAAKTQLASAIDSLIEQARQETEQQFDATLKAKDDEIRIKDIKIEALTLELSILRRTRFSVKSEALPAVQRDLFEDTWNEDLSAVEAQVEQLVEEQPCTTVARPRRPRAGRQPLPEHLPRIEHRHEPESCLCGQCGKDLVKIGEDITEQLDVEPAKFFVHRHIRPQYACKACETVKAAPIAPAIIDGGMAAVGLLTWVMIGKYQDHLPLYRLEQIAARDDVILSRSTLADWVGRVGVALQPLVDRLAWHLLQRNALHADETPVAQLDPGNGKTKKAYLWAYRSNDLEPGPRIIVFDYQPGRSGAHARHFLGNWHGHLMVDDYGGYKSLFAADREGAQPCIELGCMAHARRKFFDLHKANSCPMALEALQRIARLYAIEGEGKTMDIEARKQLRQEKSKPELTALHDWLIETRARTANGGGSAKALDYAIKRWPALIRYADSGHLPIDNNPVENSIRPIAIGKKNWLFAGSERGGQRAAAIQTLLGTAKLNGLNPARWLKDTLEKLPVWPNSRIDELLPFAVMDIKPQA